In Bacillus marinisedimentorum, a genomic segment contains:
- the hpaE gene encoding 5-carboxymethyl-2-hydroxymuconate semialdehyde dehydrogenase, protein MDHVLHYINGEFTASVSGEEFENRSPFTNQVLNRVASGGREDIRRAASAAHEAFTSGSWRTMKLKERMKLINRIADLIDEEVEEIAYLEALDTGLPISQTRKMTARAAENFRFYARMVQTRLVGEAYQVDDEFMNYTINKPVGVAGLITPWNAPYMLETWKVAPALATGNTVILKPAELSPLTANKLAQIIDRAGLPAGVFNVVHGFGESAGDALVRNPDVSLISFTGETVTGTTIIKNAADTLKRTSMELGGKSPLIVFEDADFDRALDAAVWGLFSFNGERCTANSRVFLQASIYDDFVSALKERVRNIKVGDPMDPETQLGPLIDPSHRSKVSGYIETGREEGCEVFSPDIPEELKQGNFVSPTLLLNARNEMRVAQEEIFGPVMAVIKFETEEEVVRLANDVKYGLAGYVWTNDLKRGHRVAQAVEAGMLWINAQNVRDLRIPFGGMKASGIGREGGHYAFEFYTEPKVIHVALGEHHIPQFGK, encoded by the coding sequence ATTGATCATGTCCTCCATTACATTAACGGAGAATTCACCGCCTCTGTTTCAGGTGAAGAGTTTGAAAACCGCAGCCCATTCACTAATCAAGTCCTGAACCGGGTCGCAAGCGGGGGCAGAGAGGACATCAGGCGGGCAGCTTCGGCTGCACACGAAGCGTTTACCAGCGGATCCTGGAGAACGATGAAGCTGAAGGAACGGATGAAACTGATCAATCGAATCGCTGATTTGATTGATGAAGAGGTCGAGGAGATTGCATACCTCGAAGCCCTTGATACGGGTCTTCCGATCAGCCAGACAAGGAAGATGACAGCACGTGCTGCGGAAAACTTCCGCTTCTATGCAAGGATGGTCCAAACGAGATTGGTAGGTGAAGCCTATCAGGTAGATGATGAGTTTATGAACTATACCATTAATAAACCGGTGGGAGTGGCCGGACTGATCACACCATGGAATGCACCATACATGCTGGAAACGTGGAAAGTGGCGCCTGCCCTGGCAACCGGAAACACCGTTATCCTAAAGCCGGCTGAGCTTTCGCCGCTGACAGCGAACAAACTGGCACAGATCATCGATAGGGCAGGACTCCCGGCAGGGGTTTTCAATGTTGTGCATGGATTCGGGGAATCGGCTGGCGATGCACTTGTGAGAAATCCTGATGTTAGTTTGATTTCATTCACGGGCGAAACGGTAACCGGCACGACCATCATCAAAAATGCAGCTGATACGCTGAAGCGGACATCGATGGAACTTGGCGGGAAATCGCCTCTGATCGTATTCGAGGATGCTGATTTCGACCGGGCCCTTGATGCCGCGGTTTGGGGATTGTTCTCATTCAACGGTGAAAGATGTACAGCAAACTCAAGGGTTTTCCTTCAGGCATCCATCTATGATGATTTCGTCAGCGCCTTGAAAGAGCGGGTGAGAAATATTAAAGTCGGTGACCCGATGGATCCGGAAACCCAGCTTGGGCCGCTGATCGATCCGAGTCACCGGTCAAAAGTGTCAGGTTATATCGAGACTGGCCGGGAAGAAGGGTGTGAAGTATTCTCACCTGATATCCCTGAGGAACTGAAACAGGGCAACTTTGTCAGCCCGACATTGCTCCTGAATGCAAGAAATGAAATGAGAGTCGCCCAGGAAGAAATTTTCGGACCGGTAATGGCTGTCATTAAATTTGAAACAGAAGAAGAAGTGGTCCGGCTGGCTAATGATGTAAAATACGGCCTTGCCGGTTATGTGTGGACGAATGACTTGAAGCGGGGCCACCGTGTTGCCCAGGCAGTCGAAGCCGGCATGCTGTGGATCAATGCCCAGAATGTCCGGGATCTCCGCATTCCGTTCGGAGGAATGAAGGCTAGCGGGATCGGCAGGGAAGGCGGCCATTATGCGTTCGAGTTTTATACAGAACCGAAAGTGATCCATGTTGCCCTCGGGGAACATCACATTCCTCAGTTTGGTAAATAA
- a CDS encoding fumarylacetoacetate hydrolase family protein gives MKTARFIAGGREQIGVISADGKQVTAASGDCWHPDDIQVWLPPVKPNKVIGLALNFTDHADELGLEKPAEPVLFIKPNSSIVGHKADVYYPDGATYMHYENELAVVIGKHGRHVKKEDAYDYVRGYTIANDVTVRDFVNNFYRPPVRAKGHDTFGPLGPYLVSRDEVADPDNLTLKTFVNGELRQEGNTRDLIYKIPDLIEFISSFMTLEPDDIILTGTPKGLSHIYPGDEVRLEIEGVGALENTIKDGRGKVGTGNSGSYAAQEN, from the coding sequence ATGAAAACGGCACGGTTTATTGCTGGAGGAAGAGAACAGATAGGTGTCATTTCCGCTGATGGAAAACAGGTGACAGCTGCGTCAGGTGACTGCTGGCATCCAGACGATATTCAAGTGTGGCTGCCGCCGGTCAAGCCTAATAAAGTGATCGGCCTGGCCCTGAACTTTACTGACCATGCAGATGAGCTCGGACTGGAAAAGCCTGCTGAACCCGTACTTTTTATCAAGCCCAATTCATCCATTGTCGGACATAAAGCGGATGTGTATTATCCGGACGGAGCGACGTATATGCATTATGAAAATGAACTGGCGGTTGTGATCGGCAAACATGGACGCCATGTCAAAAAGGAAGATGCTTACGATTATGTAAGAGGATATACAATCGCCAATGACGTGACGGTCCGTGACTTTGTGAACAACTTCTACCGGCCGCCGGTCCGCGCCAAAGGGCACGACACGTTCGGTCCGCTCGGGCCGTATCTGGTCAGCAGGGATGAAGTGGCTGATCCTGATAATCTCACGTTGAAGACGTTCGTTAACGGCGAACTGAGACAAGAAGGAAATACCCGTGATCTCATATACAAGATTCCTGATTTAATAGAGTTCATCAGCTCATTCATGACACTTGAGCCTGATGACATCATTTTAACCGGCACTCCTAAAGGGCTGTCCCATATTTATCCGGGAGATGAAGTAAGACTTGAAATCGAGGGGGTGGGTGCACTTGAAAATACAATCAAAGACGGCAGGGGAAAGGTCGGTACAGGAAACAGCGGAAGCTACGCAGCACAAGAAAATTGA